The Sandaracinaceae bacterium genome contains a region encoding:
- a CDS encoding sigma-70 family RNA polymerase sigma factor, protein MNTPVHSFETHLERGDLNAAAEWLVRTHGRDVLHLCTAIVRDRGTAEDLAQDAFSKAFTALPDFRGEASARTWLMTIARHRCLDHLRRSARQPWSLGREEDLREPAHASDDVALVSDLLARHADLRVGLDALDEGDRAMVLLRFVHGLSFEEIATSFGVKSGAVRMRVGRALSKMRDAIEGATSPELPLDLRGSIVVGAAPVPRRTGAPAAPAASNRANSVLSATPIPTAGVPTMPTPPPAAVPAGPPPPSAPPPAYAGPPAGAAPPPAAMAPGPPAPAGARGGAQGRDRAEGAFARLRARVAQVFGGSESGAPLSAMPPASGATVDSGAASTSDALTRTRAGGADGDGTTLDRMLGALLSTLVGGQGDDAADDAFVQRLLGDVPDRGPSE, encoded by the coding sequence ATGAACACGCCTGTGCACAGCTTCGAGACGCACCTCGAGCGCGGCGACCTGAACGCCGCGGCGGAGTGGTTGGTGCGCACCCACGGGCGCGACGTGCTGCACCTGTGCACGGCCATCGTGCGGGACCGCGGCACGGCCGAAGACCTGGCGCAGGACGCGTTCAGCAAGGCCTTCACGGCCTTGCCCGACTTTCGCGGCGAGGCCTCGGCGCGCACCTGGCTGATGACCATCGCGCGCCATCGGTGCTTGGACCACCTGCGGAGGAGCGCGCGTCAGCCATGGTCGCTGGGCCGCGAGGAGGACCTCCGCGAGCCCGCGCATGCCAGTGACGACGTGGCGTTGGTGAGCGACCTGCTGGCGCGCCACGCGGACCTGCGTGTGGGACTCGATGCCCTCGACGAGGGGGACCGCGCCATGGTGCTGCTGCGCTTCGTGCACGGGCTGTCGTTCGAAGAGATCGCGACCAGCTTCGGGGTCAAGTCCGGCGCGGTGCGCATGCGTGTGGGGCGCGCGCTGAGCAAGATGCGCGACGCCATCGAGGGGGCCACGTCGCCGGAGCTCCCGTTGGACCTGCGCGGTTCGATCGTCGTCGGTGCGGCTCCGGTCCCGCGCCGCACGGGCGCACCCGCGGCTCCCGCAGCGTCGAACCGGGCCAACTCGGTCCTGTCCGCCACGCCGATCCCCACAGCGGGCGTCCCCACCATGCCGACCCCGCCGCCGGCCGCCGTCCCTGCGGGTCCGCCGCCCCCGTCTGCGCCGCCTCCCGCGTACGCCGGCCCTCCGGCGGGAGCCGCGCCGCCTCCCGCGGCGATGGCACCGGGGCCGCCGGCGCCTGCGGGGGCGCGTGGTGGTGCGCAGGGCCGCGATCGCGCCGAGGGTGCGTTCGCGCGGCTCCGCGCACGCGTGGCCCAGGTGTTCGGTGGGTCGGAATCGGGCGCACCCCTCAGCGCCATGCCCCCCGCGTCGGGCGCCACGGTCGACTCGGGGGCTGCGAGCACGTCGGACGCGCTCACGCGGACCCGGGCCGGTGGGGCGGACGGGGATGGCACCACCCTCGACCGCATGCTCGGCGCGCTCCTCTCCACGCTGGTGGGAGGGCAGGGGGACGACGCCGCCGACGACGCGTTCGTCCAGCGTCTGCTCGGCGACGTCCCGGACCGCGGCCCATCCGAGTAG
- a CDS encoding SDR family NAD(P)-dependent oxidoreductase, producing MNVASMAAKMTVPGAAVYSASKFGVASLSRAIRSEIAESNVTITTVLPSAVQTDLTAGLDIRGVPTSRPSDIAREIVASCEHGRPEVTVPRWLAPVGVVESGVPERWAERLKRAVGAQKRITAKNETTRAYQARTARS from the coding sequence GTGAACGTGGCCTCGATGGCCGCGAAGATGACCGTGCCCGGCGCCGCGGTGTACTCGGCCAGCAAGTTCGGTGTGGCGAGCTTGTCACGCGCCATCCGATCGGAGATCGCCGAGTCCAACGTCACCATCACGACCGTGCTGCCCTCGGCTGTCCAGACGGACCTCACGGCGGGTCTCGACATCCGCGGTGTCCCGACGTCGAGGCCCTCCGACATCGCGCGGGAGATCGTGGCGTCGTGCGAACACGGTCGGCCCGAGGTCACGGTGCCACGCTGGCTGGCTCCCGTCGGCGTCGTCGAGAGCGGTGTGCCAGAGCGCTGGGCCGAGAGGCTGAAGCGCGCCGTGGGGGCGCAGAAGCGCATCACGGCCAAGAACGAGACGACGCGCGCCTACCAGGCTCGGACGGCGCGCTCCTGA
- a CDS encoding metal-dependent hydrolase, producing the protein MTAATTITSTPQARDRAPIPKRKMDFDFDSVRTPFWFDGNGLMTAILSALSATFPPGEKEFVQSVMHYRDRITDPVLRDQMRGFAAQEGQHSHQHRLANVWLDSMGFAATAIEKDVEDSIEAIAADRTPAVRLASTVVLEHITAILAEYMLTHEEMMEAMPEPARELLMWHAIEEIEHKAVAFDVFEAVSGDRDLLRRVGLLTTVFFLAQQVRRSAMTLKALGHVPSAGEVVKTAKLLFGRNGIVTSVAKPYRQFYRGDFHPWNHDNRALVEAWKATHEPPVQA; encoded by the coding sequence ATGACAGCAGCCACCACGATCACCTCGACACCCCAGGCTCGCGACCGCGCGCCCATCCCCAAGCGCAAGATGGACTTCGACTTCGACTCGGTCCGGACGCCGTTCTGGTTCGATGGCAACGGTCTCATGACGGCCATCCTGTCTGCGCTCTCCGCCACGTTCCCGCCGGGCGAGAAAGAGTTCGTGCAGAGCGTGATGCACTATCGCGACCGCATCACGGACCCCGTCCTGCGCGACCAGATGCGCGGCTTCGCGGCGCAGGAAGGCCAGCACTCCCACCAGCACCGGCTGGCCAACGTCTGGCTGGACTCGATGGGCTTCGCCGCGACGGCCATCGAAAAGGACGTCGAGGACAGCATCGAGGCCATCGCCGCGGACAGGACGCCAGCGGTGCGGCTGGCAAGCACCGTCGTGCTGGAGCACATCACCGCCATCCTCGCCGAGTACATGCTCACCCACGAAGAGATGATGGAGGCCATGCCGGAGCCCGCGCGCGAGCTGCTCATGTGGCACGCGATCGAAGAGATCGAGCACAAGGCGGTCGCGTTCGACGTGTTCGAGGCGGTCAGCGGTGATCGCGACCTGCTCCGCCGCGTGGGGCTCCTGACCACCGTCTTCTTCCTGGCGCAGCAGGTCCGCCGCAGCGCGATGACGCTGAAGGCGCTGGGCCACGTCCCGAGCGCCGGCGAGGTAGTGAAGACGGCGAAGCTGCTGTTCGGGAGGAACGGCATCGTGACCTCGGTCGCCAAGCCCTACCGGCAGTTCTACCGCGGGGACTTTCATCCCTGGAACCACGACAACCGCGCGCTGGTCGAAGCGTGGAAGGCCACGCACGAGCCGCCCGTTCAGGCGTAG
- a CDS encoding exonuclease, whose translation MTKPEIYISTDVEADGPIPGPHSMLSFGSAAYLADKTLVSTFSANLETLEGATGAPDTMAFWAKNPEAWEACRRDTEGPATVMPRYVAWLEALPGRPVFVGYPAAYDFMFVYWYLIRFAGRCPFSHSALDVKTLAMALLGGGYRDATKRHMPKRWFDPLPHTHVALDDAIEQGALFCNMLAELRAETPRT comes from the coding sequence ATGACCAAGCCCGAGATCTACATCAGCACCGACGTCGAAGCCGACGGGCCCATCCCCGGGCCGCACTCCATGCTCAGCTTCGGGTCGGCCGCCTACCTGGCCGACAAGACCCTGGTCAGCACCTTCAGCGCCAACCTCGAGACCCTCGAGGGGGCCACGGGCGCTCCGGACACGATGGCGTTCTGGGCCAAGAACCCCGAGGCGTGGGAGGCGTGCCGGCGTGACACCGAGGGCCCGGCGACCGTCATGCCGCGCTACGTGGCCTGGCTCGAGGCGCTGCCCGGGCGCCCCGTGTTCGTGGGCTACCCGGCCGCGTACGACTTCATGTTCGTGTACTGGTACCTGATTCGCTTCGCGGGGCGCTGCCCGTTCTCGCACTCGGCGTTGGACGTGAAGACCCTGGCCATGGCGCTCCTGGGCGGGGGCTACCGCGACGCCACCAAGCGCCACATGCCCAAGCGCTGGTTCGACCCGCTGCCCCACACGCACGTCGCGCTCGACGACGCCATCGAACAGGGCGCGCTGTTCTGCAACATGCTGGCCGAGCTGCGGGCAGAGACGCCGCGCACGTGA
- a CDS encoding Smr/MutS family protein, translating to MTLWTRIRRWLAPPPYVPRYPDPSEVDARAQVSPSAIPLDGVLDLHHFRPAEVGDVVDAYIAACRDAGVLALRVVHGKGKGVLRRTVHARLARSPAVKAYRLAPPERGGWGATLVDLHPPREPS from the coding sequence ATGACCCTCTGGACGCGCATCCGGCGCTGGTTGGCGCCGCCCCCGTACGTCCCGAGGTACCCAGACCCGAGCGAAGTCGACGCACGCGCGCAGGTGAGCCCGTCCGCGATCCCCCTCGACGGCGTGCTGGACCTTCATCACTTCCGGCCAGCGGAGGTGGGTGACGTGGTGGACGCCTACATCGCGGCCTGTCGGGACGCCGGCGTGTTGGCCCTGCGCGTGGTGCACGGCAAGGGAAAGGGCGTGCTCCGCCGCACCGTCCACGCGCGCCTGGCGCGCTCTCCCGCGGTGAAGGCCTACCGGCTGGCGCCCCCGGAACGGGGGGGCTGGGGGGCGACCCTGGTGGATCTGCACCCGCCGCGCGAGCCATCCTGA
- a CDS encoding type I restriction enzyme HsdR N-terminal domain-containing protein → MHLKRDLGVPDWAVTLEHCMTHFKRDARGRADIVVWSPEDEPLFVVECKAPGVALTDDVLDQALRYHDLVEPEAGVIGLTNGDTTAWYAVEASGGRLARLEHAPRYADLVAGRLPPEVEQEPAAPRPHHLAPTSKDYAILEELGVLGEGSPREHHGYLSNLAGLLYFEDDPDYSGRSGRFSVESTGLNHPKFGNTSGTTMLIVAVDDFDQRHNSLQLDLDKFVTTSGEAMTLWHDGTLTRGKRGRMKNAVVMSWLRSRAPHLVSGSSVMLGSLPVSRPTTWADAETFIYNCIDYALVRDALRREP, encoded by the coding sequence ATGCACCTGAAGAGGGACCTGGGCGTGCCTGATTGGGCCGTGACGCTCGAGCACTGCATGACACACTTCAAGCGTGACGCGCGCGGACGCGCCGACATCGTGGTCTGGAGCCCAGAGGACGAGCCCCTGTTCGTGGTCGAGTGCAAGGCGCCAGGCGTCGCTCTGACTGATGACGTCCTCGATCAAGCGCTGCGCTACCACGACCTCGTCGAGCCCGAGGCCGGCGTCATCGGTCTCACCAATGGCGACACGACGGCTTGGTACGCTGTGGAGGCGTCTGGTGGTCGGTTGGCGCGGCTCGAACACGCCCCGCGCTACGCAGACCTCGTGGCGGGTCGTCTGCCACCGGAGGTGGAACAGGAGCCCGCCGCACCGCGTCCACATCATCTCGCTCCGACCTCCAAGGACTATGCGATCCTCGAGGAGCTCGGCGTGCTTGGCGAGGGGTCACCACGAGAACACCATGGCTACCTGAGCAACCTGGCTGGGTTGCTGTACTTCGAGGACGATCCCGACTACAGCGGCCGCAGCGGGCGCTTTTCCGTAGAGTCCACGGGGCTGAACCACCCGAAGTTCGGGAACACGTCGGGAACTACGATGCTCATCGTCGCCGTGGACGACTTCGACCAGCGCCACAATTCGCTCCAGCTCGACTTGGACAAGTTCGTGACGACGTCGGGGGAAGCCATGACGCTATGGCACGATGGGACGCTCACGAGAGGCAAGCGTGGTCGCATGAAGAACGCCGTCGTCATGAGTTGGCTACGTTCTCGAGCGCCGCACCTCGTGTCGGGGAGCAGCGTCATGTTGGGGAGTCTGCCGGTGTCGCGTCCGACGACCTGGGCGGACGCGGAGACGTTCATCTACAACTGCATCGACTACGCGCTCGTGCGCGACGCCCTGCGGCGCGAGCCCTAG
- a CDS encoding alpha/beta hydrolase — MLRRDASPSVGPDDAARVTARSRMRWAGLLIVLGLGLVAGLSVDRHLRAAGALLRFGEGDAAAEERGWLASYRADQVQVEESVVAGRPLRSYRPTRKPSGQLVLAHGMHPLGYDEPRLVALARALSAAGLVVHTPDQPRLKALSLDPRTASELSETMRALMARERTGALGVMAISFAGGLALRAASADQGAFAFVVPVGAHHDLARVVRWFAGEPAQGPDGQTVTHEPHPYGVGLLVHADPARFFPAAEADVAGEALDLALHDHWREANERAAALSPDARAVLQEARAPSRPTSLAPGLLSLLSDRRATFDAASPAGRLRGLRVPVMVLHGAEDPIVPPTESLHLAAELPAGTRLLVSAALRHAETAETSLREQLALVHFIAAVLEAAE, encoded by the coding sequence ATGCTGCGCAGGGACGCTTCCCCCTCGGTCGGACCCGATGACGCGGCGCGTGTCACGGCGCGGAGCCGCATGCGCTGGGCGGGGCTCCTGATCGTCCTCGGTCTGGGCCTCGTGGCGGGCCTGTCCGTAGACCGCCACCTGCGGGCGGCAGGCGCCTTGCTGCGCTTTGGTGAGGGCGACGCGGCGGCCGAAGAGCGCGGGTGGCTGGCGTCGTATCGTGCGGACCAGGTCCAGGTGGAGGAGTCCGTCGTGGCGGGGCGCCCCCTGCGCAGCTATCGGCCGACGCGCAAACCCAGCGGACAGCTGGTGCTCGCGCACGGCATGCACCCTCTGGGCTACGACGAGCCACGCTTGGTCGCGCTCGCCCGCGCTCTCTCCGCGGCCGGGCTGGTGGTCCACACGCCCGATCAGCCGCGCCTCAAGGCCCTCTCACTCGACCCCCGCACGGCCAGCGAGCTGAGCGAGACGATGCGTGCGCTCATGGCGCGCGAGCGCACCGGCGCGCTGGGCGTGATGGCGATCTCCTTTGCCGGCGGTCTGGCGCTGCGCGCTGCGAGCGCCGACCAAGGCGCGTTTGCGTTCGTGGTGCCCGTGGGCGCGCATCACGACCTCGCGCGCGTTGTGCGCTGGTTCGCAGGTGAGCCCGCTCAGGGGCCCGACGGGCAGACGGTCACGCACGAGCCCCACCCGTACGGCGTGGGCCTGTTGGTGCACGCCGATCCTGCACGCTTCTTCCCGGCGGCCGAGGCGGACGTCGCGGGAGAAGCGCTCGACCTCGCGCTCCATGACCACTGGCGGGAAGCCAACGAGCGCGCCGCAGCGTTGTCCCCGGACGCTCGCGCCGTATTGCAGGAGGCGCGCGCGCCATCGCGACCCACGTCGCTCGCGCCCGGCTTGCTCTCGCTCTTGTCGGATCGCCGCGCCACCTTCGACGCGGCTTCCCCAGCGGGGCGCCTGCGCGGGCTGCGTGTGCCCGTGATGGTGCTGCACGGCGCGGAGGATCCCATCGTCCCGCCGACGGAGAGCCTGCACCTCGCCGCCGAGCTGCCTGCAGGTACGCGGCTGCTGGTGAGCGCGGCGCTGCGCCACGCCGAGACGGCAGAGACGAGCCTGCGCGAGCAGCTGGCGCTCGTGCACTTTATCGCGGCCGTCCTCGAGGCTGCCGAGTGA
- a CDS encoding LysR family transcriptional regulator, translating into MEISNVDTRRLRQFLAVLDAGGVREASRRIHIAQPALSRTMAELEDDLRVQLFVRRGRSMVATDAARLVAQDARRLLVELDDLVARARGLAGGVEGRLRLGTSPSATFHPLVPGLIRTLGQERPKVHIELVERSTAALLEAVHQREVDAAFVRPSGALPDALSSLVLVREPLFAALSPDHPLAGRKRVAFATLLDQPLLLPSPGLGSSLSALVDRLAAAEGRPLRVAAHAGHAASLVHLAAAGLGVALVPASLQSMRSDGVRYVRVTSGATLPLVLATHTDAHNPVLDAFMQLARVAAER; encoded by the coding sequence GTGGAGATATCGAATGTCGACACCCGCCGGCTTCGCCAATTCCTCGCCGTGCTGGACGCCGGGGGAGTGCGTGAAGCGTCGCGGCGCATCCACATCGCCCAGCCGGCGCTCAGCCGCACCATGGCCGAGCTGGAGGACGACCTGCGCGTCCAGCTCTTCGTGCGGCGAGGGCGCAGCATGGTCGCCACCGACGCGGCCCGCCTCGTGGCGCAGGACGCGCGTCGTCTGCTGGTGGAGCTCGACGACTTGGTCGCCCGCGCACGCGGCTTGGCGGGGGGCGTGGAGGGGCGCCTGCGCCTCGGCACCTCGCCTTCGGCCACGTTCCATCCGTTGGTGCCCGGGCTCATCCGCACGTTGGGTCAGGAGCGGCCCAAGGTGCACATCGAGCTCGTCGAACGGTCCACCGCGGCGCTGCTCGAGGCAGTGCACCAGCGCGAGGTGGACGCCGCGTTCGTGCGCCCCAGCGGTGCGTTGCCCGACGCGCTCTCGAGCCTCGTGCTCGTGCGGGAGCCGCTGTTCGCCGCGCTCTCCCCCGACCACCCGCTCGCCGGCCGCAAGCGCGTCGCGTTCGCGACCCTGCTCGACCAGCCTCTGCTGCTGCCTTCGCCGGGGCTCGGGTCCAGCCTGAGCGCGCTGGTGGACCGCCTCGCTGCCGCCGAGGGGCGGCCCCTGCGCGTGGCCGCGCACGCAGGCCACGCCGCGTCGCTCGTGCACCTGGCGGCCGCGGGTCTGGGCGTGGCGCTGGTGCCGGCTTCGCTCCAGTCCATGCGCAGCGATGGCGTGCGCTACGTGCGCGTCACCTCGGGTGCCACCTTGCCGCTGGTGCTGGCCACCCACACCGACGCGCACAACCCGGTGCTGGATGCCTTCATGCAGCTGGCGCGGGTGGCTGCCGAGCGTTGA
- the leuA gene encoding 2-isopropylmalate synthase, producing MPSMPSHKYQPDPTPDFPQRTWPSRRTTTAPTWCSVDLRDGNQALVEPMGIARKQRMFQALVAMGFKEIEVGFPAASQPDFDFVRALIEEDAIPADVTIQVLTQARPELIDRTFEALVGARRAIVHLYNSTSTLQRRVVFGLDCAGIRDIAVRGTERVRARAEAMTGTEIVLEYSPESFTGTELDYALEVCTAVMDVWQPGPNRPIVINLPATVEMTTPNVYADRIEWFSQRLPDRKHVVLSVHPHNDRGTAVAAAELALLAGADRIEGTLFGNGERTGNVDIVTLALNLHTQGVDPGLDLSDIDALVRTAEHCNRLPVHPRHPYAGELVYTAFSGSHQDAIKKGLAAQRERTDGVWEVPYLPIDPHDVGRSYEAVIRVNSQSGKGGVAYLLETDHGFVLPRGVAIEVSGVVQEHSERAEAEVDSATLHQMFQTHFVRTPSQLGLGEVAVRPVDQDRAVELSLVWQTRALRGVGSGPVEALVNALVDADGGALRVVHFSQHALAVGAEAEAAAYVGLRGEDGRVVHGVGTDTNTLRASLAAVLVAYERAQQMLGAARAAE from the coding sequence ATGCCATCGATGCCATCCCACAAGTACCAGCCCGATCCCACGCCCGACTTTCCGCAGCGCACCTGGCCGTCCCGGCGCACGACGACCGCGCCCACGTGGTGCAGCGTCGACCTCCGCGACGGAAACCAGGCGCTGGTGGAGCCCATGGGCATCGCCCGCAAGCAGCGCATGTTCCAGGCGCTCGTCGCGATGGGCTTCAAAGAGATCGAGGTCGGCTTCCCCGCCGCGTCCCAGCCGGACTTCGACTTCGTCCGCGCGCTGATCGAGGAAGACGCCATCCCGGCGGACGTGACCATCCAGGTGCTGACGCAGGCGCGCCCGGAGCTCATCGACCGCACGTTCGAAGCGCTCGTCGGTGCACGGCGCGCCATCGTGCACCTCTACAATTCCACGTCGACCCTCCAGCGCCGCGTCGTCTTCGGCCTGGACTGTGCGGGCATTCGCGACATTGCGGTGCGCGGCACCGAGCGCGTGCGAGCGCGCGCAGAGGCGATGACGGGGACCGAGATCGTACTCGAGTACTCTCCGGAGAGCTTCACCGGGACCGAGCTGGACTATGCGCTCGAGGTCTGCACCGCGGTCATGGACGTGTGGCAGCCCGGGCCCAACCGGCCGATCGTGATCAACCTGCCCGCCACCGTGGAGATGACGACGCCGAACGTCTACGCGGATCGCATCGAGTGGTTCTCGCAGCGCTTGCCCGACCGTAAGCACGTGGTGCTCAGCGTGCACCCGCACAACGACCGGGGGACGGCGGTCGCCGCAGCCGAGCTCGCCCTGTTGGCGGGCGCCGACCGCATCGAGGGGACGCTGTTCGGCAACGGTGAGCGCACGGGGAACGTGGACATCGTCACGCTGGCGCTCAACCTGCACACGCAGGGCGTCGACCCGGGTCTCGACCTGAGCGACATCGACGCGTTGGTGCGCACGGCCGAGCACTGCAACAGGCTCCCGGTGCACCCCCGACACCCGTATGCGGGCGAGCTCGTGTACACGGCGTTCTCCGGGTCCCATCAGGACGCCATCAAGAAGGGCCTGGCCGCGCAACGCGAGCGGACGGACGGCGTGTGGGAGGTCCCCTACTTGCCCATCGACCCACACGACGTCGGCCGCAGCTACGAGGCCGTCATCCGCGTCAACAGCCAGTCCGGGAAGGGCGGGGTGGCGTACCTGCTCGAGACGGACCATGGCTTCGTGTTGCCTCGGGGTGTGGCCATCGAGGTCAGCGGCGTCGTGCAGGAACACAGCGAACGCGCGGAGGCCGAGGTCGACAGCGCGACGCTGCACCAGATGTTCCAAACCCACTTCGTGCGTACCCCGAGCCAGCTCGGGCTGGGCGAGGTCGCGGTTCGTCCCGTCGACCAGGACCGCGCGGTGGAGCTGTCGTTGGTGTGGCAGACCCGCGCGCTGCGCGGCGTCGGCAGCGGGCCCGTGGAGGCGCTCGTCAACGCGCTCGTCGACGCCGATGGAGGCGCGCTGCGCGTCGTCCACTTCAGCCAGCATGCGTTGGCTGTCGGGGCGGAAGCGGAGGCGGCGGCGTACGTCGGCCTTCGCGGCGAGGATGGGCGGGTCGTTCATGGCGTTGGAACCGACACGAACACCCTGCGTGCGTCGTTGGCAGCTGTCCTCGTTGCCTACGAGCGCGCGCAGCAGATGCTCGGCGCAGCGCGCGCGGCAGAGTGA
- a CDS encoding DUF2914 domain-containing protein yields the protein MTTRHHSTLALLLLLALGAPQLAACESNAAAAAPAAPTEEPSGAVAVQAPSAPRTAPADDSTEAPSPTAPAALPEGVAPPRAARFGARGTTSTSDTVTVRRLVVAHDVVDREPIVREGAFTAGEDRVFAFVEARNPDVADASIRIYFDGPNGQRVGDIGLAVPGAQRRWRTWGFSRYVTAPGTWEAVVVDDAGTVLAREAFEVR from the coding sequence ATGACCACACGACATCACTCCACTCTCGCGCTCTTGCTCCTCCTGGCCCTCGGCGCGCCCCAGCTGGCCGCGTGTGAGAGCAACGCCGCCGCCGCCGCTCCCGCGGCCCCGACCGAGGAGCCGTCGGGCGCGGTCGCCGTGCAGGCCCCCAGCGCGCCGCGCACCGCCCCGGCGGACGACTCGACGGAGGCCCCGTCCCCGACCGCGCCTGCCGCACTCCCCGAAGGGGTCGCGCCCCCGCGTGCCGCGCGCTTCGGTGCCAGGGGGACCACCTCCACCAGCGACACCGTGACGGTGCGCCGGCTGGTCGTCGCGCACGACGTCGTCGACCGCGAGCCCATCGTGCGCGAGGGTGCCTTCACGGCTGGCGAGGACCGCGTCTTCGCGTTCGTCGAGGCGCGCAACCCGGACGTCGCCGACGCGTCCATCCGCATCTACTTCGACGGGCCGAACGGCCAGCGTGTGGGCGACATCGGGCTCGCCGTGCCCGGCGCGCAGCGCCGCTGGCGCACCTGGGGCTTCAGCCGCTACGTGACCGCGCCAGGCACGTGGGAGGCCGTGGTGGTCGACGACGCGGGGACCGTCCTCGCGCGTGAGGCCTTCGAGGTGCGCTGA
- a CDS encoding methyltransferase domain-containing protein — protein MTHATLDAGRTFDAAQYQRNAAFVPQLGHVILDWLDPRPGEVVLDLGAGDGVLTEELVKRGARVVAGDASPSMVEAARALGLDARLVDGEALTFDGEFDAVFSSAALHWMPDADGVSAGVFRALRPGGRFVAEQGGFGCVAAVRVALGSAMERAGVDASGADPWYFPTPEHHRAVLERAGFVVDEIVLVARPTVLNAGFAGWLETFGRAQLARVPEARRAEVLAHAVARLEATLRDEQGRDVADYTRLRFRAHKPR, from the coding sequence ATGACACACGCCACCCTCGACGCCGGCCGCACCTTCGACGCGGCCCAGTACCAACGGAACGCCGCCTTCGTGCCTCAGCTGGGCCACGTGATCCTGGACTGGCTCGACCCACGACCGGGCGAGGTCGTCCTCGACCTGGGCGCGGGCGACGGGGTGCTCACCGAAGAGCTGGTGAAGCGGGGCGCGCGTGTGGTGGCTGGCGACGCGTCTCCGTCCATGGTGGAGGCCGCGCGCGCCCTCGGGCTGGACGCTCGCTTGGTCGACGGAGAAGCGCTCACGTTCGATGGTGAGTTCGACGCCGTGTTCTCGAGCGCTGCGCTGCACTGGATGCCCGACGCGGATGGCGTCTCGGCGGGTGTGTTCCGGGCGCTGCGCCCCGGCGGTCGCTTCGTGGCCGAGCAGGGCGGCTTCGGCTGCGTCGCGGCCGTGCGCGTGGCGTTGGGCTCGGCGATGGAGCGGGCCGGTGTGGATGCGTCGGGTGCCGACCCCTGGTACTTCCCCACCCCAGAGCATCACCGCGCCGTGCTGGAGCGCGCCGGCTTCGTCGTGGACGAGATCGTGCTCGTCGCGCGGCCGACCGTGCTGAACGCGGGCTTCGCGGGTTGGCTCGAGACGTTTGGCCGCGCCCAGCTCGCGCGCGTCCCCGAGGCACGGCGCGCCGAGGTGCTCGCCCACGCCGTCGCGCGCCTCGAGGCCACGCTGCGGGACGAGCAGGGCCGCGACGTGGCGGACTACACGCGCCTGCGCTTCCGGGCGCACAAGCCCCGCTGA
- a CDS encoding GFA family protein: MKHVTSCHCGAVRAEVELPDEVVVQRCNCSMCERVGFLHVIVPKSRFRLLTDPTDITTYTFNTGVAQHTFCKHCGVKPFYTPRSNPDGVSVNLRCLETRPPRVTIEDFDGQHWEQHADALRDLSRA; this comes from the coding sequence ATGAAGCATGTCACCAGCTGTCACTGCGGCGCCGTGCGCGCCGAGGTGGAGCTTCCCGACGAGGTCGTCGTGCAGCGCTGCAACTGCTCCATGTGCGAGCGCGTGGGCTTCCTCCACGTGATCGTGCCGAAGAGCCGCTTTCGCCTGCTGACCGACCCGACGGACATCACCACCTACACGTTCAACACGGGCGTGGCGCAGCACACGTTCTGCAAGCACTGCGGGGTGAAGCCCTTCTACACGCCGCGCTCCAACCCCGACGGCGTCAGCGTGAACCTGCGCTGCCTCGAGACGCGCCCACCGCGCGTGACCATCGAGGACTTCGACGGGCAACACTGGGAGCAGCACGCCGACGCGCTGCGCGACCTGAGCCGCGCATAG